Proteins encoded together in one Streptomyces sp. TLI_171 window:
- a CDS encoding cupin domain-containing protein encodes MINETPGTPVRPVRAHEAETCADPSSVMTLLAENADHTTYRSSFAAGAVGAPAHFHTRATELFFVLDGALRVLVDDRVVVLEQGDFLAVPPRTPHAFAAAPGRTADVLFTFTPGIGRFDYLRLLGRVMRGEADPAEIRESAERYDNHYVDSPVWKAELA; translated from the coding sequence ATGATCAACGAAACTCCCGGCACGCCGGTCCGGCCCGTCCGCGCCCACGAGGCGGAGACCTGTGCGGACCCGAGCAGCGTGATGACCCTGCTCGCCGAGAACGCGGACCACACCACCTACCGTTCGAGCTTCGCCGCCGGCGCCGTCGGCGCGCCCGCCCACTTCCACACCCGCGCCACCGAACTGTTCTTCGTGCTCGACGGCGCCCTGCGGGTGCTGGTCGACGACCGCGTGGTGGTGCTGGAGCAGGGCGACTTCCTCGCCGTGCCGCCGCGCACCCCGCACGCCTTCGCGGCCGCGCCCGGCCGCACCGCGGACGTGCTGTTCACCTTCACCCCGGGCATCGGCCGCTTCGACTACCTGCGCCTGCTGGGCCGGGTGATGCGCGGCGAGGCCGACCCGGCGGAGATCCGGGAGTCGGCGGAGCGCTACGACAACCACTACGTGGACAGCCCCGTCTGGAAGGCGGAGCTGGCGTGA
- a CDS encoding class I SAM-dependent methyltransferase yields the protein MTDELRAHALSFGPVAAQYDAARPSYPDALFDELERLAGRTLRGADVLDVGAGTGIATRLLAGRGARVVAVEPSDGMAAVLREASPGIPVVKAGGDELPFHDASVDFVSYAQAFHWTDPKRSIPEALRVLRPGGTLALWWNVKDRQTRWVKAQEERLTVALPSYHYYGGVIAGSEELTAAGLEVGHVQLRWERQVTVDSHLTDLTSRSYFAVLDEERRAPVLAAERAALLAEFPDGLIAEPYTLDLFTARRGR from the coding sequence ATGACTGACGAACTCCGGGCGCACGCCCTGTCCTTCGGGCCGGTGGCCGCGCAGTACGACGCGGCCCGGCCGTCCTACCCGGACGCGCTGTTCGACGAGCTGGAGCGGCTGGCCGGCCGCACGCTGCGCGGCGCGGACGTGCTCGACGTCGGCGCGGGCACCGGCATCGCCACCCGGCTGCTGGCCGGGCGCGGCGCCCGGGTGGTCGCGGTGGAGCCCAGCGACGGGATGGCCGCGGTGCTCCGCGAGGCCAGCCCCGGCATCCCGGTGGTGAAGGCAGGCGGGGACGAACTGCCGTTCCACGACGCCTCGGTGGACTTCGTCAGCTACGCGCAGGCGTTCCACTGGACCGACCCGAAGCGCTCGATCCCGGAGGCCCTGCGGGTGCTGCGCCCGGGCGGCACGCTGGCCCTGTGGTGGAACGTGAAGGACCGTCAGACCCGGTGGGTGAAGGCCCAGGAGGAGCGGCTGACCGTCGCGCTGCCCAGCTACCACTACTACGGCGGGGTGATCGCCGGGTCGGAGGAGTTGACGGCCGCCGGGCTGGAGGTCGGCCACGTCCAGCTGCGCTGGGAGCGGCAGGTGACGGTCGACAGCCACCTCACCGACCTCACCTCCCGCTCCTACTTCGCGGTGCTGGACGAGGAGCGCCGGGCCCCGGTGCTGGCCGCGGAACGGGCCGCGCTGCTCGCCGAGTTCCCGGACGGGCTGATCGCCGAGCCGTACACCCTGGACCTGTTCACGGCCCGGCGCGGCCGGTAG
- a CDS encoding sugar phosphate isomerase/epimerase, which yields MHVPDTKVALSTASVYPSTTETAFELASRLGYDGVEVMVWNDPVSQDVEALRRLSDTYATPILAVHAPCLLITQRVWSTDPWTKLVRARRAAERLGADTVVVHPPFRWQRQYAKDFVTGIDRMAGETPVRFAVENMYPWRYRDREVLAYAPGWDVTEEAYRHFTVDLSHAATSRVDAFELVDRMGDRLAHVHLADGSGSGKDEHLIPGRGKQPCAELLERLAGSGFDGHVVLEVNTRKSGSPAEREADLAEALAFTRLHLATVRPPS from the coding sequence CTGCACGTGCCGGACACCAAGGTGGCGCTGTCGACGGCGTCGGTGTACCCGTCGACCACCGAGACGGCGTTCGAGCTGGCGTCGCGGCTGGGGTACGACGGCGTCGAGGTGATGGTCTGGAACGACCCGGTGAGCCAGGACGTGGAGGCGCTGCGGCGCCTGTCGGACACGTACGCGACGCCGATCCTGGCGGTGCACGCGCCGTGCCTGCTGATCACCCAGCGGGTGTGGAGCACCGACCCGTGGACCAAACTGGTGCGGGCCCGGCGGGCGGCCGAGCGGCTGGGCGCGGACACCGTGGTGGTGCACCCGCCGTTCCGCTGGCAGCGGCAGTACGCCAAGGACTTCGTGACGGGGATCGACCGGATGGCGGGGGAGACGCCGGTCCGGTTCGCGGTGGAGAACATGTACCCGTGGCGGTACCGGGACCGCGAGGTGCTGGCGTACGCGCCGGGCTGGGACGTCACGGAGGAGGCGTACCGGCACTTCACGGTGGACCTGTCGCACGCGGCGACCTCGCGGGTGGACGCGTTCGAGCTGGTGGACCGGATGGGCGACCGGCTGGCGCACGTGCACCTGGCGGACGGGTCGGGGTCGGGGAAGGACGAGCACCTGATCCCGGGGCGGGGCAAGCAGCCGTGCGCGGAGCTGCTGGAGCGACTGGCGGGCTCCGGCTTCGACGGGCACGTGGTGCTGGAGGTGAACACCCGCAAGTCGGGGAGCCCGGCGGAGCGGGAGGCGGACCTGGCCGAGGCGCTGGCGTTCACCCGGCTGCACCTGGCGACGGTGCGCCCGCCGAGCTGA
- a CDS encoding Ppx/GppA phosphatase family protein codes for MRLGVLDVGSNTVHFLVVDAHPGAAPLPAYSHKAELRLAELLDENGAIGPVGVERLVSMVASSLRVAEDKGVVDLLPFATSAVREAANGEEVLRRVEDETGVALTVLSGQDEARLTFLAVRRWFGWSSGRLLNLDIGGGSLELACGIDEQPDVATSLPLGAGRLTARLPGEVADPGDLRELRRHIRAEIAGAVGDIARLGPPDHSVATSKTFKQLARMTGAAPEGAGVRVPRRLTRSGLSAWLPRLAAMTPGERAQIPGVSLGRARQLLAGALVADAAMDLFGLEELDICPWALREGIILRRLDTMDGQENRVAIEA; via the coding sequence ATGCGACTCGGTGTGCTCGACGTAGGCTCCAACACCGTCCACTTCCTCGTGGTGGACGCCCACCCCGGTGCGGCCCCGCTGCCCGCGTACTCCCACAAGGCCGAGCTGCGCCTCGCCGAGCTGCTCGACGAGAACGGCGCGATCGGCCCGGTCGGCGTCGAGCGCCTGGTCTCCATGGTCGCCTCCTCGCTCCGGGTCGCCGAGGACAAGGGCGTCGTCGACCTGCTCCCGTTCGCGACCTCCGCGGTCCGCGAGGCCGCCAACGGTGAGGAGGTGCTGCGCCGGGTCGAGGACGAGACCGGTGTCGCGCTCACCGTCCTGTCCGGGCAGGACGAGGCCCGGCTGACCTTCCTCGCCGTCCGCCGCTGGTTCGGCTGGTCCTCCGGCCGCCTGCTCAACCTCGACATCGGGGGCGGCTCCCTCGAACTCGCCTGCGGCATCGACGAGCAGCCCGACGTCGCCACCTCCCTCCCGCTCGGCGCCGGCCGGCTCACCGCCCGGCTGCCCGGCGAGGTCGCCGACCCCGGCGACCTGCGCGAGCTGCGGCGGCACATCCGCGCCGAGATCGCCGGCGCGGTGGGCGACATCGCCCGGCTCGGCCCGCCGGACCACTCCGTCGCCACCTCCAAGACCTTCAAGCAGCTCGCCCGGATGACCGGCGCCGCCCCCGAGGGCGCGGGCGTCCGCGTCCCCCGCAGGCTCACCCGCTCCGGGCTGTCGGCCTGGCTGCCGCGGCTGGCCGCGATGACCCCCGGCGAGCGCGCCCAGATCCCCGGCGTCTCGCTCGGCCGGGCCCGCCAGCTCCTGGCCGGCGCCCTGGTCGCGGACGCCGCGATGGACCTCTTCGGCCTCGAAGAACTCGACATCTGCCCCTGGGCCCTGCGCGAGGGCATCATCCTGCGCCGCCTCGACACCATGGACGGCCAGGAGAACCGGGTGGCCATCGAGGCGTGA
- the ilvD gene encoding dihydroxy-acid dehydratase has translation MPQLRSNTVTQGRNMAGARALLRAAGVAREDFGKPIIAVANSFTEFVPGHTHLQPVGRIVSEAIKQAGGIPREFNTIAVDDGIAMGHNGMLYSLPSRDLIADSVEYMVNAHCADALICISNCDKITPGMLMAALRLNIPTVFVSGGPMEAGKATLVDGTVRKLDLVDAISQAVNENVSDADISIIEENACPTCGSCSGMFTANSMNCLTEAIGLSLPGNGSVLATHTARRALYEQAGRTVVDITNRYYGGDDESVLPRNIATRAAFENAMALDIAMGGSTNTILHLLAAAQEAEVDFDMRVIDSISRKVPCLSKVAPNGDYYMEDVHRAGGIPAILGELYRGGLLNEEVHTVHSDSIAEWLKTWDVRGGSPSEEAVELWHAAPGCVRSAEAFSQSERWATLDTDAAKGCIRSVEHAYSVEGGLAVLYGNIAEDGCVVKTAGVDESIWRFQGKAVVCESQDEAVEKILAKQVTEGDVVVIRYEGPKGGPGMQEMLYPTSFLKGRGLGKACALITDGRFSGGTSGLSIGHVSPEAASGGAIALVEDGDSITIDIPARTINLDVSFEELHERRLKLESEGGYRPKNRDRQVSAALKAYAAMATSADKGAVRDVSRLG, from the coding sequence ATGCCCCAGCTGAGGTCCAACACGGTCACCCAAGGTCGCAACATGGCGGGCGCGCGCGCCCTTCTGCGCGCCGCTGGCGTAGCCCGCGAGGACTTCGGCAAGCCGATCATCGCGGTGGCCAACTCCTTCACCGAGTTCGTTCCCGGCCACACCCACCTGCAGCCGGTCGGCCGGATCGTCTCCGAGGCGATCAAGCAGGCGGGCGGCATCCCGCGCGAGTTCAACACCATCGCGGTCGACGACGGCATCGCGATGGGCCACAACGGCATGCTGTACTCGCTGCCCTCGCGCGACCTGATCGCCGACTCGGTCGAGTACATGGTGAACGCGCACTGCGCGGACGCGCTGATCTGCATCTCCAACTGCGACAAGATCACTCCCGGCATGCTGATGGCCGCGCTGCGCCTCAACATCCCGACCGTGTTCGTCTCCGGCGGCCCGATGGAGGCCGGCAAGGCCACCCTGGTCGACGGCACCGTCCGCAAGCTGGACCTGGTGGACGCGATCTCCCAGGCGGTGAACGAGAACGTCTCCGACGCGGACATCTCGATCATCGAGGAGAACGCCTGCCCGACCTGCGGCTCCTGCTCCGGCATGTTCACCGCGAACTCGATGAACTGCCTGACCGAGGCGATCGGCCTGTCGCTGCCCGGCAACGGCTCGGTGCTGGCCACCCACACCGCCCGCCGCGCCCTGTACGAGCAGGCCGGCCGCACCGTCGTCGACATCACCAACCGCTACTACGGCGGCGACGACGAGTCGGTGCTGCCGCGCAACATCGCCACCCGCGCCGCGTTCGAGAACGCGATGGCGCTGGACATCGCGATGGGCGGCTCCACCAACACGATCCTGCACCTGCTGGCCGCCGCCCAGGAGGCCGAGGTCGACTTCGACATGCGGGTCATCGACAGCATCTCGCGCAAGGTGCCGTGCCTGTCCAAGGTCGCCCCGAACGGCGACTACTACATGGAGGACGTGCACCGGGCCGGCGGCATCCCCGCCATCCTCGGCGAGCTGTACCGCGGCGGGCTGCTCAACGAGGAGGTGCACACCGTGCACTCCGACTCGATCGCCGAGTGGCTCAAGACCTGGGACGTGCGCGGCGGTTCGCCCTCCGAGGAGGCCGTCGAGCTGTGGCACGCCGCCCCCGGCTGCGTGCGCTCCGCCGAGGCGTTCAGCCAGTCCGAGCGCTGGGCGACCCTGGACACCGACGCCGCGAAGGGCTGCATCCGCAGCGTCGAGCACGCCTACTCGGTCGAGGGCGGCCTCGCGGTGCTGTACGGCAACATCGCCGAGGACGGCTGCGTGGTGAAGACCGCCGGCGTGGACGAGTCGATCTGGCGCTTCCAGGGCAAGGCCGTGGTCTGCGAGTCCCAGGACGAGGCGGTGGAGAAGATCCTCGCCAAGCAGGTCACCGAGGGCGACGTGGTGGTCATCCGCTACGAGGGCCCCAAGGGCGGCCCCGGCATGCAGGAGATGCTGTACCCGACCTCCTTCCTGAAGGGCCGGGGCCTCGGCAAGGCCTGCGCGCTGATCACCGACGGCCGGTTCTCCGGCGGCACCTCGGGCCTGTCGATCGGCCACGTCTCCCCGGAGGCGGCCTCCGGCGGCGCGATCGCCCTGGTCGAGGACGGCGACTCGATCACCATCGACATCCCGGCCCGCACCATCAACCTCGACGTCTCCTTCGAGGAGCTGCACGAGCGCCGGCTGAAGCTGGAGTCGGAGGGCGGCTACCGCCCGAAGAACCGCGACCGCCAGGTCTCGGCCGCGCTCAAGGCGTACGCGGCGATGGCCACCTCCGCCGACAAGGGCGCCGTCCGGGACGTCTCCAGGCTCGGCTGA
- a CDS encoding SUKH-4 family immunity protein produces MITREQALALAHRWVNGDLPQEGSRPVRCHEFDLGWVLWPEPAPILTDPLTGARRAPEEIGAACAVVDRVSGELVVYPSVPVPVVERLHRDRLGAGSHNPALPPVTGPGTRATLSYRDGSGETRSLTVHSAHGRPHPALLARQQLAAQGVPDADLVALRTDLRLSMLPGSYSEHAVATELPAVRLEFEQPYGPRHDHRAAAVRALVARTGSRYNRMPFPPAVPPAQPEDPAGLGKRLTALFGEDGVRRFEQLAVLAADLPEAAARSLQQTGLPREVPGFFALHLPEADGIAEQAAAPLPDLGDHLAALGRGRRATAAARTALLGQRLLGTDGWALITVDTAQGRIRAVDPDTCEARHLNSDLTAFIRSLALLAEYRPRLLDLPPEQAGPAVAEFQWALAALDRTALRDPENWWAVVVEQLWDGLL; encoded by the coding sequence ATGATCACCCGCGAGCAGGCCCTCGCCCTCGCCCACCGCTGGGTCAACGGCGATCTCCCGCAGGAGGGTTCACGGCCTGTCAGGTGCCACGAGTTCGACCTCGGCTGGGTGCTCTGGCCGGAGCCCGCGCCGATCCTCACCGACCCGCTCACCGGGGCCCGCCGTGCCCCCGAGGAGATCGGCGCGGCCTGCGCCGTGGTCGACCGGGTCAGCGGCGAACTCGTGGTCTACCCGTCCGTGCCGGTACCGGTCGTGGAGCGCCTGCACCGCGACCGGCTCGGCGCGGGCAGCCACAACCCGGCGCTGCCGCCGGTCACCGGCCCCGGCACCCGGGCCACCCTCAGCTACCGGGACGGCAGCGGCGAGACCCGCTCGCTGACCGTGCACTCCGCGCACGGCCGCCCGCACCCCGCCCTGCTCGCCCGGCAGCAGCTCGCGGCGCAGGGCGTCCCCGACGCCGACCTGGTCGCGCTCCGCACCGACCTGCGCCTGTCGATGCTCCCCGGCAGCTACAGCGAACACGCCGTCGCCACCGAACTGCCCGCGGTCCGGCTGGAGTTCGAGCAGCCCTACGGTCCGCGCCACGACCACCGGGCGGCCGCCGTCCGGGCCCTGGTGGCCCGCACCGGCAGCCGCTACAACCGGATGCCGTTCCCGCCCGCCGTGCCGCCCGCCCAGCCCGAGGACCCGGCCGGCCTCGGCAAGCGGCTCACCGCCCTGTTCGGCGAGGACGGCGTCCGCCGCTTCGAGCAGCTCGCGGTGCTCGCCGCCGACCTGCCGGAGGCCGCCGCCCGGTCGCTGCAGCAGACCGGCCTGCCGCGCGAGGTCCCCGGTTTCTTCGCCCTCCACCTCCCCGAGGCCGACGGCATCGCCGAGCAAGCCGCCGCGCCGCTGCCGGACCTCGGCGACCACCTCGCCGCGCTCGGCCGGGGCCGCCGCGCCACCGCCGCCGCCCGTACCGCCCTGCTGGGGCAGCGGCTGCTCGGCACCGACGGCTGGGCGCTGATCACCGTCGACACCGCGCAGGGCCGGATCCGCGCCGTCGACCCCGACACCTGCGAGGCCCGCCACCTCAACAGCGACCTCACCGCCTTCATCCGCTCGCTGGCCCTGCTCGCCGAGTACCGCCCCCGGCTGCTGGACCTGCCGCCCGAGCAGGCCGGTCCCGCCGTCGCCGAGTTCCAGTGGGCGCTGGCCGCTCTCGACCGCACCGCCCTGCGCGACCCGGAGAACTGGTGGGCCGTCGTCGTGGAGCAGCTCTGGGACGGACTGCTGTGA
- a CDS encoding VOC family protein, translating to MTGPGTHVRLARPSRDLAAAERFWVEGLGLSVLWRTTERVSGEHDLVMVGHPGGSWHFELTRDPERPVEPTPTVDDLFVLYLGAPVDGELVERLVAAGGRRVAAHNPYWDEHGVTVQDPDGYLLVLCSRTWG from the coding sequence GTGACCGGGCCCGGCACGCACGTCCGGCTGGCCCGCCCGTCCCGGGACCTGGCGGCCGCCGAGCGGTTCTGGGTCGAGGGCCTGGGCCTGTCCGTGCTGTGGCGCACCACCGAGCGGGTGTCCGGCGAGCACGACCTGGTGATGGTCGGCCACCCGGGCGGCAGCTGGCACTTCGAGCTGACCCGGGACCCGGAGCGCCCGGTGGAGCCGACGCCGACCGTCGACGACCTGTTCGTGCTGTACCTGGGCGCCCCGGTGGACGGGGAGCTGGTGGAGCGGCTGGTCGCGGCCGGCGGCCGCCGGGTGGCCGCGCACAACCCGTACTGGGACGAGCACGGCGTCACCGTGCAGGACCCGGACGGGTACCTGCTGGTGCTCTGCTCGCGGACGTGGGGATGA